Proteins found in one Hevea brasiliensis isolate MT/VB/25A 57/8 chromosome 18, ASM3005281v1, whole genome shotgun sequence genomic segment:
- the LOC110645814 gene encoding probable prolyl 4-hydroxylase 6, producing the protein MKSRNFLAVSLCFLVIFPRFSYSSVQIHGWIGENRILKKGVFSNAFDPTRVTQLSWHPRAFIYKGFLSNEECDHLINLARDKLEKSMVADNDSGKSIESEVRTSSGMFLGKAQDKIVADIEARIAAWTFLPEENGESIQILHYENGQKYEPHFDYFHDKANQELGGHRIATVLMYLSNVERGGETVFPNSQEKMSQPKDDSMSDCAKNGYAVKPNKGDALLFFSLHPDATTDPNSLHGSCPVIEGEKWSATKWIHVRSFEKSLKQSRNGDCVDENENCPLWAKAGECKKNPIYMVGSNNADGYCRKSCNACTS; encoded by the exons ATGAAATCTCGTAATTTTCTCGCGGTTTCTCTTTGTTTCCTTGTCATTTTCCCTCGTTTTTCCTATTCTTCCGTTCAAATCCATGGATGGATCGGTGAAAACAGAAT ATTGAAAAAAGGAGTATTTTCTAATGCCTTTGATCCCACTCGAGTCACTCAACTCTCTTGGCATCCCAG GGCTTTCATTTACAAGGGGTTTTTATCAAATGAGGAGTGTGATCATCTTATTAATTTG GCTAGGGATAAGCTTGAGAAATCAATGGTGGCTGATAATGATTCCGGGAAGAGTATAGAGAGTGAAGTGAGAACAAGCTCTGGCATGTTTCTTGGCAAAGCTCAG GATAAAATTGTTGCTGATATTGAGGCCAGGATTGCTGCATGGACTTTCCTTCCAGAAG AAAATGGAGAGTCCATCCAAATACTGCATTATGAGAATGGTCAGAAGTATGAACCTCATTTCGATTATTTTCATGACAAGGCTAATCAGGAGCTGGGTGGTCACCGGATTGCAACTGTACTGATGTATTTGTCCAATGTTGAGAGAGGTGGGGAAACAGTGTTCCCAAATTCACAG GAAAAAATGTCTCAGCCAAAGGATGATAGCATGTCTGACTGTGCTAAGAATGGCTATGCAG TGAAACCCAATAAGGGTGATGCTTTACTGTTCTTCAGTCTTCATCCTGATGCAACTACTGATCCAAACAGCTTGCATGGGAGCTGCCCGGTTATTGAGGGTGAGAAGTGGTCTGCAACCAAATGGATCCATGTCAGGTCCTTCGAGAAATCTCTGAAGCAATCAAGAAATGGGGATTGCGTTGATGAAAATGAGAACTGCCCTCTGTGGGCAAAGGCGGGTGAGTGTAAGAAGAACCCTATCTATATGGTAGGTTCTAACAATGCTGATGGCTATTGTAGGAAAAGCTGCAACGCATGTACCTCCTAG
- the LOC110645813 gene encoding transcription factor MYB35 isoform X2 → MGRPPCCDKSNVKRGLWTAEEDAKILAYVSNHGIGNWTLVPKKAGLNRCGKSCRLRWTNYLRPDLKHDNFTPQEEELIINLHKAIGSRWSLIARQLPGRTDNDVKNYWNTKLRKKLYKMGIDPVTHKPFSQILSDYGNIRGISNNTAAATRARLSWGVVINLNTE, encoded by the exons ATGGGGAGGCCTCCTTGCTGTGATAAATCCAATGTGAAAAGGGGTCTCTGGACTGCTGAGGAAGATGCTAAGATACTTGCTTATGTATCCAACCATGGCATTGGCAATTGGACTTTGGTCCCTAAGAAAGCAG GGCTCAACAGATGTGGGAAGAGCTGTAGGCTTAGATGGACTAATTACTTGAGGCCTGATCTCAAGCATGACAACTTCACCCCGCAAGAAGAAGAACTCATTATTAATCTTCATAAAGCTATAGGTAGCAG GTGGTCATTAATTGCAAGGCAGCTTCCCGGAAGAACAGACAATGATGTGAAGAACTATTGGAACACTAAGCTTAGGAAGAAGCTTTACAAGATGGGAATTGATCCCGTAACTCATAAACCCTTCTCTCAGATTCTTTCTGATTACGGTAACATTAGAGGCATATCAAATAACACAG CAGCAGCAACAAGAGCAAGACTCTCATGGGGCGTTGTCATCAACCTCAACACAGAATGA
- the LOC110645813 gene encoding transcription factor MYB35 isoform X1, with product MGRPPCCDKSNVKRGLWTAEEDAKILAYVSNHGIGNWTLVPKKAGLNRCGKSCRLRWTNYLRPDLKHDNFTPQEEELIINLHKAIGSRWSLIARQLPGRTDNDVKNYWNTKLRKKLYKMGIDPVTHKPFSQILSDYGNIRGISNNTGNDFASFNKNFNSNLTSKPEQPSSSVLTGPSSSNVILTPPIEQVQENSFTNNSRSWELLPQFHVTNHDILQPHLINVVSSSCSSSSSSSTTVTQLNSPQSYTCQQSQTPITHSSPSLWSEFLLSDPGMSLDFQQQQQEQDSHGALSSTSTQNDISHDKFTGGNEDFGPYDHGIINGNQTNSHVDAYSSSASSFVAGILDKDREMRSQFPQLLDPSFDY from the exons ATGGGGAGGCCTCCTTGCTGTGATAAATCCAATGTGAAAAGGGGTCTCTGGACTGCTGAGGAAGATGCTAAGATACTTGCTTATGTATCCAACCATGGCATTGGCAATTGGACTTTGGTCCCTAAGAAAGCAG GGCTCAACAGATGTGGGAAGAGCTGTAGGCTTAGATGGACTAATTACTTGAGGCCTGATCTCAAGCATGACAACTTCACCCCGCAAGAAGAAGAACTCATTATTAATCTTCATAAAGCTATAGGTAGCAG GTGGTCATTAATTGCAAGGCAGCTTCCCGGAAGAACAGACAATGATGTGAAGAACTATTGGAACACTAAGCTTAGGAAGAAGCTTTACAAGATGGGAATTGATCCCGTAACTCATAAACCCTTCTCTCAGATTCTTTCTGATTACGGTAACATTAGAGGCATATCAAATAACACAGGTAACGACTTTGCTTCTTTCAATAAAAACTTTAACTCCAATCTTACGTCCAAACCTGAACAACCATCATCTTCTGTCTTAACTGGACCTTCAAGTTCTAATGTAATCCTGACGCCTCCCATAGAACAAGTTCAAGAAAACTCATTCACTAATAACAGCCGTTCCTGGGAATTGCTGCCCCAGTTTCACGTCACCAACCATGACATTTTGCAACCACATTTGATTAATGTGGTAAGCTCTTCTTgctcatcttcatcttcatcttccACTACTGTCACACAGTTAAACTCACCACAATCCTATACCTGCCAACAATCTCAGACTCCAATAACACACTCTTCTCCTAGTTTATGGAGTGAGTTTCTCCTCAGTGATCCTGGAATGTCTCTGGACTTTCAGCAGCAGCAACAAGAGCAAGACTCTCATGGGGCGTTGTCATCAACCTCAACACAGAATGATATATCCCATGACAAGTTCACTGGTGGGAATGAGGATTTTGGACCATATGATCATGGAATAATAAATGGCAATCAAACAAACAGCCATGTTGATGCATATTCATCTTCTGCAAGTTCATTTGTGGCTGGTATCTTGGATAAGGACAGAGAAATGCGATCACAATTTCCTCAACTTTTAGATCCTTCTTTTGATTACTAA
- the LOC110645821 gene encoding uncharacterized protein LOC110645821, whose amino-acid sequence MGACASRPKDCVGLSSKKNNNNNGKHRMRRRRVIKKRVSSRNIEKNDFAGQTDRSHTNLAFQGSTDAPWSDAISVLESEWDDEFYSVHDDGFSVIGSESVLSFSSPRDFNPKDHFESTTLGLDNEGHAENVQSKDKDSRSKPNEEVKGITVPGYGVSNGSTSVGGEVMQEASHCGLLPNTCLPCLASTVPSLEKKKSLSPGTSASRRKPSLKLSFKWRDGHAIPTLFSPKALLQRPIAGSSIPYCPIDKRMPNCWSPIEPSTFKVRGQNYFRDKKKDRAPNCAAFYPFGADIFLSQRKIHHIAQFVELPATSASDEAPSILVVNVQIPLYPATIFQSENDGEGMNLVMYFKVSENYSKDLPSHFRDNISRLINDEVERVKGFPVDTIAPFRERLKILGRLANAEDLQLNAAEKKLMNAYNEKPVLSRPQHEFYLGENYFEIDLDMHRFSYISRKGFEAFHDRLKFCILDFGLTIQGYKAEDLPEHLLCCIRLNEIDYTKYQKLGC is encoded by the exons ATGGGAGCTTGTGCTTCGAGGCCGAAGGACTGTGTTGGTTTATCGTCGAAGAAGAACAACAACAACAATGGGAAGCATAGAATGAGGAGGAGGAGAGTGATCAAAAAGCGTGTTTCTTCTCGTAATATTGAAAAGAATGATTTTGCTGGACAGACAGATCGTTCTCATACTAATCTTGCTTtccaag GAAGCACTGATGCTCCCTGGTCTGATGCTATTTCAGTGCTTGAATCTGAATGGGACGATGAGTTTTACAGTGTTCATGATG ATGGGTTCTCTGTAATTGGGTCGGAGAGTGTATTGAGTTTTTCATCGCCTagagattttaatccaaaggaCCATTTCGAGAGCACTACTCTAGGGCTTGATAATGAGGGACATGCAGAGAATGTTCAATCAAAAGACAAGGACTCTCGATCCAAACCCAATGAGGAGGTAAAGGGTATTACAGTTCCTGGGTATGGAGTTTCGAATGGCAGTACTAGTGTTGGAGGGGAAGTAATGCAGGAGGCAAGTCATTGTGGGCTTCTTCCAAATACTTGCTTACCTTGTCTTGCTTCAACAGTCCCTTCGCTTGAAAAGAAAAAATCTCTAAGTCCTGGCACATCAGCCTCTAGGAGAAAACCTTCTCTGAAACTTTCCTTTAAATGGAGAGATGGACATGCTATTCCAACGCTGT TTTCACCCAAGGCACTTCTGCAAAGACCAATTGCCGGTTCCTCAATTCCTTACTGCCCTATAGACAAGAGGATGCCTAATTGTTGGTCACCTATTGAGCCAAGTACTTTCAAAGTCAGAGGACAGAACTATTTCAG GGACAAGAAGAAGGATCGTGCTCCAAACTGTGCTGCATTTTATCCGTTTGGTGCTGACATCTTCCTCTCTCAAAGGAAAATTCATCATATTGCTCAATTTGTGGAACTTCCTGCTACTAGTGCATCTGATGAAGCACCATCTATTCTAGTTGTAAATGTTCAG ATACCTTTGTATCCtgccacaatttttcaaagcgaAAATGATGGTGAAGGAATGAACTTGGTTATGTATTTTAAGGTGTCTGAAAATTACTCAAAAGACCTTCCCTCTCATTTCCGAGACAATATCAGT AGGTTAATTAATGATGAAGTGGAGAGAGTAAAAGGTTTCCCAGTTGATACAATTGCACCATTTAGGGAAAGACTAAAAATCTTGGGCCGATTGGCAAATGCAGAGGATCTTCAATTAAATGCTGCTGAAAAGAAGCTTATGAATGCTTACAATGAAAAGCCAGTTCTATCACGTCCTCAACATGAATTCTATTTG GGAGAAAACTACTTTGAGATTGATTTGGATATGCACAGATTTAGCTACATTTCTAGAAAAGGTTTTGAAGCATTCCATGACAGATTGAAGTTTTGCATCTTGGATTTTGGCCTGACAATTCAG gGATACAAGGCAGAGGACTTGCCCGAGCATTTGTTATGTTGCATACGTCTGAATGAAATTGACTACACTAAATACCAGAAATTAGGGTGTTGA